One genomic segment of Ancylobacter sp. IITR112 includes these proteins:
- the folD gene encoding bifunctional methylenetetrahydrofolate dehydrogenase/methenyltetrahydrofolate cyclohydrolase FolD produces the protein MVETRLIDGKAFAEAMRARLKGEVADFIATTGVTPGLAVVLVGEDPASAVYVRNKGKQTVEAGMASIEHRLPADAAQDEVLALVRALNADPAVHGILVQLPLPAPIDAQAVLATIDPAKDVDGFHVVNAGRLAVGLEALVPCTPLGCVMLLRDTLGSLAGLEAVVVGRSNIVGKPLAQLLLREDCTVTIAHSRTKDLPAVCRRADILIGAVGRPEMIRGDWIKPGATVIDVGINRVAGADGKARLVGDVAFEEAVGIAGAITPVPGGVGPMTIACLLANTLTAARRQVA, from the coding sequence ATGGTCGAGACCCGGCTGATCGACGGCAAGGCCTTTGCCGAGGCGATGCGCGCCCGGCTGAAGGGCGAGGTAGCGGATTTCATCGCCACGACCGGGGTGACGCCCGGCCTCGCCGTGGTGCTGGTGGGCGAGGATCCCGCCAGCGCGGTCTATGTCCGCAACAAGGGCAAGCAGACGGTGGAGGCCGGCATGGCCTCGATCGAGCACAGGCTGCCGGCGGATGCGGCGCAGGACGAGGTGCTGGCGCTGGTGCGGGCGCTGAACGCCGACCCTGCTGTCCACGGCATTCTCGTGCAACTGCCGCTGCCCGCCCCTATCGACGCGCAGGCGGTGCTCGCCACCATCGACCCGGCCAAGGATGTCGACGGCTTCCATGTGGTGAATGCCGGCCGGCTGGCGGTGGGGCTGGAGGCGCTGGTGCCCTGCACCCCGCTCGGCTGCGTGATGCTCTTGAGGGACACGCTCGGCAGCCTCGCCGGGTTGGAAGCGGTGGTGGTCGGGCGCTCCAACATTGTCGGCAAGCCGCTGGCCCAGCTTCTGCTGCGCGAGGACTGCACCGTCACCATCGCCCATTCGCGCACGAAGGACCTGCCGGCGGTGTGCCGGCGCGCCGATATCCTCATCGGCGCGGTGGGGCGGCCGGAAATGATCCGCGGCGACTGGATCAAGCCGGGCGCGACGGTGATTGATGTCGGCATCAACCGCGTCGCCGGCGCCGATGGCAAGGCGCGGCTGGTCGGCGACGTGGCGTTCGAGGAAGCGGTGGGCATCGCCGGCGCCATCACCCCGGTGCCGGGCGGCGTCGGGCCGATGACCATCGCCTGCCTGCTGGCCAACACGCTCACCGCCGCGCGGCGGCAGGTGGCGTGA
- the purU gene encoding formyltetrahydrofolate deformylase, with product MTDTRDTYVLTLSCPDRPGIVAGVAGFLFEQGGNILEAQQFDDTESGRFFMRVMFDRAAGSGPLEALKSDFEAVAAKFTLDWRLRPRGRKPKVMLLVSKFDHCLADLLYRWRIGEIPMEIVAIAANYPRETYAHLDFAEIPFHYLPITKSTKMEQEAQLWELFQSSGAEVAVLARYMQVLSDGLSAKLSGRCINIHHSFLPGFKGAKPYHQAHARGVKLIGATAHYVTSDLDEGPIIEQDVERISHQDSAEDLVRKGRDIERRVLARALAWHLDDRVLVNGHKTVVFRD from the coding sequence ATGACCGATACCCGCGACACCTATGTCCTCACCCTTTCCTGTCCCGACCGGCCCGGCATCGTCGCCGGCGTCGCCGGCTTCCTGTTCGAGCAGGGCGGCAACATCCTTGAGGCCCAGCAGTTCGACGACACGGAAAGCGGGCGCTTCTTCATGCGCGTCATGTTCGACCGCGCCGCCGGCTCCGGCCCGCTGGAGGCGCTGAAGAGCGATTTCGAGGCGGTGGCGGCGAAATTCACGCTCGACTGGCGCCTGCGCCCGCGGGGCCGCAAGCCCAAGGTGATGCTGCTGGTCTCCAAATTCGACCATTGCCTCGCCGACCTGCTGTATCGCTGGCGCATCGGCGAGATCCCGATGGAGATCGTCGCCATCGCCGCCAATTACCCGCGCGAGACCTATGCCCATCTCGATTTCGCGGAGATTCCCTTCCACTATCTGCCCATCACCAAATCGACCAAGATGGAGCAGGAGGCGCAGCTCTGGGAGCTGTTCCAGTCCAGCGGCGCGGAAGTGGCGGTGCTGGCGCGCTACATGCAGGTGCTGTCGGACGGGCTGTCAGCCAAGCTGTCGGGCCGCTGCATCAATATCCATCACTCCTTCCTTCCCGGCTTCAAGGGCGCCAAGCCCTACCACCAGGCGCATGCGCGCGGGGTGAAGCTGATCGGCGCCACGGCGCACTACGTCACCTCCGATCTCGACGAGGGCCCGATCATCGAGCAGGATGTCGAGCGCATCAGCCACCAGGATTCGGCCGAAGACCTCGTGCGCAAGGGCCGCGACATCGAGCGCCGCGTGCTCGCCCGCGCCCTGGCCTGGCATCTCGACGACCGGGTGCTGGTGAACGGGCACAAGACCGTCGTGTTCCGCGACTGA
- a CDS encoding sarcosine oxidase subunit gamma: MAEHSSHDPLAGLPFDRVPPAGFYGAPGAAGVTVTTGRAPSIALAVARHGFAASVTARLARAFGVELADRAGAAISAASTVIGTGPGRFLVLSTSEPDLAGTLRALLGTEAAVTEQDDANVLFELTGAKVPDLLAKGAQIDLDPRVFLPGDAATTVIAHIGVTLWRVNETGWRVLVARSFEASFTRFLVAGGAEFGLRLEAVPAGRG, from the coding sequence GTGGCTGAACATTCGTCTCACGATCCCCTCGCCGGCCTTCCCTTCGACCGGGTGCCGCCGGCCGGCTTTTACGGCGCGCCGGGCGCGGCGGGCGTCACTGTCACGACAGGCAGGGCACCCTCCATCGCCCTCGCCGTCGCCCGCCACGGCTTTGCCGCGAGCGTCACCGCCCGTCTCGCGCGCGCCTTCGGCGTCGAACTGGCGGACCGGGCGGGCGCGGCGATCAGCGCCGCTTCCACCGTCATCGGCACCGGGCCGGGGCGCTTCCTCGTGCTCTCGACCAGCGAGCCGGACCTCGCCGGCACGCTGCGCGCGCTGCTCGGCACGGAAGCGGCGGTGACCGAACAGGACGACGCCAACGTCCTGTTCGAGCTCACGGGCGCGAAGGTGCCCGACCTCCTCGCCAAGGGGGCGCAGATCGACCTCGACCCGCGCGTGTTCCTCCCGGGCGACGCCGCCACCACCGTGATCGCCCATATCGGCGTGACGCTGTGGCGGGTGAACGAGACCGGTTGGCGCGTTCTGGTGGCGCGCAGCTTCGAGGCCAGCTTCACGCGCTTTCTCGTCGCCGGCGGGGCGGAGTTCGGCCTGCGTCTGGAGGCGGTGCCGGCGGGACGAGGTTGA
- a CDS encoding sarcosine oxidase subunit alpha family protein has protein sequence MSAPNCNRLAAGGLIDRTKPLGFSFDGTAYRGYEGDTLASALLANGVRLVGRSFKYHRPRGIFSAGAEEPNALVELRSGARREPNTRATVAELYDGLEAASQNRWPSLGFDALSVNRFLSPFLGAGFYYKTFMWPAALWEKLYEPVIRRAAGLGRAAAEEADPDHYEKVTAFCDLLVIGAGPAGLMAALTAARSGARVILADEDFLPGGHLNTEDGDIDRKPAPAFAAELAAELASLPNVRVMARTTVFGVYDSGTYGALERVSDHRPEPLPFQPRQRLWRIVARRAVLAAGATERPIVFGGNDRPGVMLAGAVGTYVQRHAALPGQRIALFANNDGAWRAMLAAHAAGAPVETIIDIRAEVAPELTAAAQAKGIRALTGAQVIATRGKTLRGIEVATGTGTEWLAADTLAVSGGWSPAVHLTCHHGGKPAWDEAIAAFVPGTCPPGLSVTGAAKGVFGLGACLRDGAAMGADAAQALGFTVPALDVPEVADEAFALTPFWHVERSKGAAFVDLQNDVTAKDVGIAHKEGFRSVELLKRYTTLGMATDQGRTSNVTGLAIMASLTGASIPETGTTIFRPPYTPVSLGALAGHHRAKDFRPVRLTPTHEWAREQGAVFIETGAWLRAQYFPRKGEKDWLETVSREVTAVRASVGLIDVSTFGKIDLQGRDVGAFLDRVYINGFAGLAVGKARYGVMLREDGLVMDDGTTARLAPEHYVMTTTTANAAKVFQHLEFCLQVLWPELDVALSSVSEQWAQIALAGPRAREVLARVADGDVSNAALPFMGAITGTVMGGVKARLFRLSFSGELGYEIAVPARHGAALARALMEAGAEFGITPYGIEALGVMRIEKGHVSGNELSGQTTAGDLGFGRMASTKKDYIGRVMAARPGLTDPERPCFVGFKPVDRARRLRAGAHFLNLGAVPEMANDQGYMTSVAYSPHMGHWIGLGLIKRGPERLGERVRAYDPVRGEEIEVEICAPGFIDPEGVRLRG, from the coding sequence ATGAGCGCGCCCAATTGCAACCGCCTCGCGGCCGGCGGCCTGATCGACCGGACGAAGCCGCTCGGCTTCTCTTTCGACGGCACCGCCTATCGCGGCTATGAGGGCGACACGCTGGCCTCGGCGCTGCTGGCGAACGGGGTGCGGCTGGTCGGCCGCTCCTTCAAATATCACCGGCCGCGCGGCATCTTTTCCGCCGGGGCGGAGGAGCCGAACGCGCTGGTGGAACTGCGCTCCGGCGCGCGGCGCGAGCCCAACACCCGCGCCACCGTGGCGGAACTCTATGACGGGCTGGAAGCGGCCAGCCAGAACCGCTGGCCCTCGCTTGGCTTCGACGCGCTGAGCGTCAATCGCTTCCTGTCGCCATTCCTCGGCGCCGGCTTCTACTACAAGACCTTCATGTGGCCGGCGGCCCTGTGGGAGAAGCTGTACGAGCCGGTGATCCGCCGCGCCGCCGGGCTCGGCCGGGCAGCGGCGGAGGAGGCGGACCCGGATCACTACGAGAAGGTCACCGCCTTCTGCGACCTGCTGGTCATCGGCGCCGGCCCGGCCGGGCTGATGGCGGCGCTCACCGCGGCGCGCTCCGGCGCGCGGGTGATCCTCGCCGATGAGGATTTTCTGCCCGGCGGGCACCTCAACACGGAAGACGGCGATATCGACCGCAAGCCCGCCCCGGCCTTCGCCGCCGAACTGGCGGCGGAACTGGCGAGCCTGCCCAATGTGCGGGTGATGGCCCGCACCACCGTGTTCGGCGTCTATGACAGCGGCACCTATGGCGCGCTGGAGCGGGTGAGCGACCACCGGCCCGAACCCCTGCCCTTCCAGCCGCGGCAGCGGCTGTGGCGGATCGTGGCGCGGCGTGCCGTGCTGGCGGCGGGCGCCACCGAGCGGCCGATCGTGTTCGGCGGCAATGACCGGCCGGGGGTGATGCTGGCCGGGGCGGTCGGCACCTATGTGCAGCGCCATGCCGCGCTGCCGGGGCAAAGGATCGCGCTGTTCGCCAATAATGACGGCGCCTGGCGCGCCATGCTCGCCGCCCACGCCGCCGGGGCGCCGGTGGAGACCATCATCGACATCCGCGCCGAGGTGGCGCCGGAACTGACCGCGGCGGCGCAGGCCAAGGGTATTCGCGCGCTCACCGGCGCGCAGGTCATCGCCACCAGGGGCAAGACGCTGCGCGGCATCGAGGTGGCAACCGGCACGGGAACGGAATGGCTCGCCGCCGACACGCTCGCCGTCTCGGGCGGCTGGTCGCCTGCGGTGCATCTCACCTGCCACCATGGCGGCAAGCCGGCGTGGGATGAAGCGATCGCCGCTTTCGTGCCCGGCACCTGCCCGCCGGGGCTCAGCGTGACAGGCGCGGCAAAGGGCGTGTTCGGCCTCGGCGCCTGCCTCAGGGACGGCGCGGCCATGGGCGCGGACGCCGCGCAGGCGCTCGGCTTCACTGTGCCTGCGCTGGACGTTCCCGAGGTCGCGGACGAAGCCTTCGCGCTAACCCCGTTCTGGCATGTGGAGCGCTCGAAGGGCGCGGCCTTTGTGGATCTGCAGAACGATGTCACCGCCAAGGATGTCGGCATCGCTCACAAGGAGGGCTTCCGCTCGGTCGAACTGCTCAAGCGCTACACCACGCTCGGCATGGCGACCGACCAGGGGCGGACATCCAATGTCACCGGCCTCGCCATCATGGCCAGCCTCACCGGCGCCTCGATCCCCGAGACCGGCACGACGATCTTCCGCCCGCCCTACACGCCGGTCTCGCTCGGCGCGCTGGCGGGGCACCATCGGGCTAAGGATTTCCGCCCGGTGCGCCTTACCCCGACCCATGAATGGGCGCGCGAACAGGGCGCGGTGTTCATCGAGACCGGGGCGTGGCTGCGGGCGCAGTATTTCCCCCGCAAGGGTGAGAAGGACTGGCTGGAGACCGTCTCGCGCGAGGTGACGGCGGTGCGCGCCTCTGTTGGGCTGATCGACGTGTCGACCTTCGGCAAGATCGACCTGCAGGGGCGCGATGTCGGCGCCTTCCTGGACCGCGTCTACATCAACGGCTTCGCGGGGCTGGCCGTGGGCAAGGCGCGCTATGGCGTGATGCTGCGCGAGGACGGCCTGGTGATGGATGACGGCACGACGGCGCGCCTCGCGCCTGAGCATTACGTCATGACCACCACCACGGCCAATGCCGCCAAGGTGTTCCAGCATCTCGAATTCTGCCTGCAGGTGCTGTGGCCGGAACTCGACGTGGCGCTGTCCTCGGTCTCCGAGCAATGGGCGCAGATCGCCCTTGCCGGCCCGCGCGCGCGCGAGGTGCTGGCGCGGGTGGCGGATGGCGACGTGTCGAACGCCGCGCTGCCCTTCATGGGCGCGATCACCGGCACCGTGATGGGCGGGGTGAAGGCGCGGCTGTTCCGCCTCTCCTTCTCCGGCGAACTCGGCTATGAGATCGCGGTACCGGCCCGCCATGGCGCGGCGCTGGCGCGGGCGCTGATGGAAGCGGGCGCCGAGTTCGGCATCACGCCCTATGGCATCGAGGCGCTCGGCGTGATGCGGATCGAGAAGGGCCATGTCTCCGGCAACGAGCTTTCCGGCCAGACCACGGCGGGCGATCTCGGCTTTGGCCGCATGGCCTCGACCAAGAAGGACTATATCGGCCGTGTCATGGCCGCCCGGCCGGGGCTGACCGACCCCGAGCGGCCGTGCTTCGTCGGCTTCAAGCCGGTGGACCGCGCGCGCCGGCTGCGGGCCGGGGCGCATTTCCTCAATCTCGGCGCGGTGCCCGAGATGGCGAACGACCAGGGCTACATGACCTCGGTCGCCTATTCCCCGCATATGGGCCACTGGATCGGCCTCGGGTTGATCAAGCGCGGGCCGGAGCGGCTGGGCGAGCGGGTGCGCGCCTATGACCCGGTGCGCGGCGAGGAGATCGAGGTAGAAATCTGCGCCCCCGGCTTCATCGACCCGGAAGGAGTGCGCCTGCGTGGCTGA
- a CDS encoding sarcosine oxidase subunit delta, producing the protein MRIPCPYCGERDAHEFAYLGDATLTRPDPAAPNAEQAFHDYVYLRDNPAGAHEEWWYHANGCRQWLRVARDTRTHAISGAVAARAAEPASGDAA; encoded by the coding sequence ATGCGAATCCCCTGCCCCTATTGCGGCGAACGCGACGCCCATGAATTCGCCTATCTCGGCGACGCCACGCTGACGCGGCCCGATCCCGCCGCGCCGAATGCCGAACAGGCGTTCCACGATTATGTCTATCTGCGCGACAACCCCGCCGGGGCGCATGAGGAATGGTGGTACCACGCCAATGGCTGCCGCCAGTGGCTGCGCGTGGCGCGCGACACCCGCACCCATGCCATTTCGGGCGCCGTCGCCGCGCGCGCGGCGGAACCGGCTTCGGGAGACGCGGCATGA
- a CDS encoding sarcosine oxidase subunit beta family protein: MRYSFLSILANGLTGQKGWTPAWREAAPKPAYDVIIVGGGGHGLATAYYLAKVHGIRNVAVLEKGVIGSGNAGRNTTIIRSNYLLPGNEPFYEWSMKLWEGLEQELNYNAMVSQRGILNLFHSDAQRDAYARRGNAMRLAGADSRLLDKAQVRAMYPFLDFDNARFPIQGGLLQARGGTARHDAVVWGYARAADRLGVDIVQNCEVTGFIREGDAIIGVETTRGAIRAGKVALAVAGSSSRLAGRAGLRLPIESHVLQAFVSEGLKPLVDGVITFGAGHFYISQSDKGGLVFGGDIDGYNSYAQRGNLPVIEDVCESGMALMPRLGRLRLLRHWGGIMDMSMDGSPIIDRTPVPGLYLNAGWCYGGFKATPASGWCFAHLLATGAPHATAGAFRLDRFRTGHLIDEKGVGAQPNLH, translated from the coding sequence ATGCGCTATTCCTTCCTCAGCATCCTCGCCAACGGTCTGACCGGCCAGAAGGGCTGGACGCCGGCCTGGCGCGAGGCGGCGCCGAAGCCGGCTTATGACGTGATCATCGTCGGCGGCGGCGGGCATGGGCTGGCCACCGCCTACTACCTCGCCAAGGTTCACGGCATCCGAAACGTCGCGGTGCTGGAAAAGGGCGTCATCGGCTCCGGCAATGCCGGGCGAAACACCACCATCATTCGCTCCAACTATCTGCTGCCCGGCAATGAGCCGTTCTACGAATGGTCGATGAAGCTGTGGGAGGGTCTGGAGCAGGAGCTGAACTACAACGCGATGGTGAGTCAGCGCGGCATCCTCAACCTGTTCCATTCCGACGCCCAGCGCGACGCCTATGCGCGGCGCGGCAACGCCATGCGCCTCGCCGGCGCGGATTCACGGCTGCTGGACAAGGCGCAGGTGCGGGCGATGTACCCGTTCCTCGATTTCGACAATGCGCGCTTTCCCATTCAGGGCGGGCTGCTGCAGGCCCGCGGCGGCACCGCCCGGCATGACGCCGTGGTGTGGGGCTATGCCCGCGCCGCCGACCGGCTCGGCGTCGACATCGTGCAGAATTGCGAGGTGACGGGGTTCATCCGCGAGGGCGACGCGATCATCGGGGTGGAGACCACGCGCGGGGCCATCCGCGCCGGCAAGGTGGCGCTGGCGGTGGCGGGCTCCTCCTCGCGCCTCGCCGGCAGGGCCGGGCTGCGCCTGCCGATCGAGAGCCACGTCCTGCAGGCCTTCGTCTCCGAAGGGCTGAAGCCGCTGGTCGACGGGGTGATCACCTTCGGCGCCGGGCATTTCTATATTTCGCAGTCCGACAAGGGCGGGCTGGTCTTCGGCGGCGACATTGACGGCTATAATTCCTACGCCCAGCGCGGCAACCTGCCGGTGATCGAGGATGTGTGCGAGAGCGGCATGGCGCTGATGCCGCGGCTCGGCCGGCTGCGGCTGCTGCGCCACTGGGGCGGCATCATGGACATGTCGATGGACGGCTCGCCGATCATCGACCGCACGCCGGTGCCGGGTCTCTATCTCAATGCCGGCTGGTGCTATGGCGGCTTCAAGGCGACGCCGGCCTCGGGCTGGTGCTTCGCCCATCTACTGGCGACGGGGGCGCCGCACGCGACCGCCGGCGCCTTCCGGCTCGACCGCTTCCGCACCGGCCATCTCATCGACGAAAAGGGAGTCGGTGCGCAGCCGAACCTGCATTGA
- a CDS encoding LysR family transcriptional regulator, with product MPPADTLPFDLRALEIFLAVCDAGTMAQAARRLGLTQPAISQAVADLERRIGVALFDRGARPLGLTAAGGALRQRASALLSEARQIAPLLREAEHARLPLLRAGLVDSLARVLMAPLARALGEKAEQVSLLSGLTASHAGALLTRQLDVLVGADALDEIEGLERWPLLTEPYLLLMPLAVPAPASPAALEELARTLPLVRFSARSKTGVEVERHLRRLRLDLPRPLEFDTPYGVTAAVAEGAGFAITTPLCLLEAGLPLAGLACHPLPGPGLTRHLTLIARRQELGRLPREIAAFCRERLSAQQEAAAALVGERLAAEFRVEG from the coding sequence ATGCCTCCTGCCGATACGCTGCCCTTCGACCTCAGGGCACTCGAAATCTTCCTCGCCGTCTGCGACGCCGGCACCATGGCGCAGGCGGCTCGGCGGCTCGGCCTGACCCAGCCGGCGATCTCGCAGGCGGTGGCCGATCTCGAACGGCGCATCGGCGTGGCGCTGTTCGACCGTGGCGCCCGCCCGCTCGGCCTCACCGCCGCCGGCGGCGCGCTGCGCCAGCGGGCGAGCGCGCTGCTCTCGGAAGCGCGCCAGATCGCCCCGCTGCTGCGCGAGGCCGAGCACGCGCGCCTGCCGCTGCTGCGGGCGGGGCTGGTCGATTCGCTCGCCCGCGTGCTGATGGCCCCGCTCGCCCGCGCGCTGGGGGAGAAGGCGGAACAGGTCTCGCTGCTTTCCGGCCTCACCGCCTCGCATGCCGGCGCGCTGCTGACCCGCCAGCTCGATGTGCTGGTGGGGGCGGACGCGCTGGACGAGATCGAGGGGCTGGAGCGCTGGCCGCTGCTCACCGAGCCCTATCTGCTGCTGATGCCTCTGGCCGTGCCCGCTCCCGCCTCGCCGGCGGCGCTGGAGGAACTGGCCCGCACCCTGCCGCTGGTGCGCTTTTCCGCCCGCTCCAAGACCGGCGTCGAGGTGGAGCGGCATCTGCGCCGGCTGCGGCTCGACCTGCCGCGCCCGCTGGAATTCGATACGCCCTATGGCGTCACCGCCGCGGTGGCGGAGGGGGCGGGCTTCGCCATCACCACGCCGCTCTGCCTGCTGGAGGCCGGCCTGCCGCTGGCGGGCCTCGCCTGCCATCCCCTGCCGGGGCCGGGGCTGACGCGGCATCTCACATTGATCGCCCGCCGGCAGGAACTCGGCCGCCTGCCGCGCGAGATCGCCGCCTTCTGCCGCGAACGCCTTAGCGCCCAGCAGGAGGCGGCGGCGGCGCTGGTGGGCGAGAGGCTGGCAGCGGAGTTCCGCGTGGAGGGGTGA
- a CDS encoding beta-ketoacyl synthase: MADRRMAARVAVTGLGSLSALGNDVAAHLAGLRAGTVGIGETQGLDVSAMKTKISAEVRGFVPEAHFDPRQLGLVDRTSQFAVVAARQALADAGPAFDDVARHRVGAIFAASVGSHAVDDSYRKLYAEGAPRPHPFTVPRAMPSGQVSHVTMDLGIHGPSFGIASACSSAAHAIGTAFHMVRAGLLDVAVSGGAESQLTYGMLKSWEALRVLSPEACRPFSKDRSGLVIGEGAGAVVLENLDRAVARGATIHAEIVGFGMSADGMDITAPDMASAAASMRFALEDAGLAPEAIGYVSAHGTATALNDKTEAAALRLVFGDHLAKLPVSSSKSQYGHTMNASGALDFVTTVLALREGFLPPTMGYREFDPDCDLDCVPNAAREATIEAAISSSFAFGGLNAVLALKRYEG, translated from the coding sequence ATGGCCGACCGCCGGATGGCCGCACGGGTCGCCGTCACCGGGCTGGGCTCGCTCTCGGCGCTGGGCAACGATGTCGCCGCCCATCTCGCCGGCCTGCGCGCCGGCACGGTGGGCATTGGCGAGACGCAGGGCCTCGATGTCTCGGCGATGAAGACGAAGATTTCCGCCGAAGTGCGGGGCTTCGTGCCGGAGGCGCATTTCGACCCGCGCCAGCTCGGCCTTGTCGACCGCACCTCGCAATTCGCCGTGGTCGCGGCGCGGCAGGCGCTGGCCGATGCCGGCCCGGCCTTTGACGACGTGGCGCGCCACCGCGTCGGCGCCATCTTCGCCGCCTCGGTCGGCTCGCATGCGGTGGATGACAGCTACCGCAAGCTCTATGCGGAGGGCGCGCCGCGCCCGCACCCCTTCACCGTGCCGCGCGCCATGCCGAGCGGGCAGGTGAGCCATGTGACCATGGATCTCGGCATTCACGGCCCCTCTTTCGGCATCGCCTCCGCCTGCTCCTCGGCGGCGCACGCCATCGGCACCGCCTTTCACATGGTGCGTGCGGGCCTGCTGGATGTCGCCGTTTCCGGCGGGGCGGAATCGCAGCTCACCTATGGCATGCTCAAAAGCTGGGAGGCGCTGCGCGTGCTCTCGCCCGAAGCCTGCCGCCCCTTCTCCAAGGACCGTTCCGGCCTCGTCATCGGCGAGGGCGCCGGCGCCGTGGTACTGGAAAATCTCGACCGCGCCGTGGCGCGCGGGGCCACCATCCATGCCGAGATCGTCGGCTTCGGCATGAGCGCCGACGGCATGGACATCACCGCCCCCGACATGGCGAGCGCGGCCGCGTCCATGCGCTTCGCGCTGGAGGATGCCGGGCTGGCGCCGGAGGCGATCGGCTATGTCAGCGCCCATGGCACCGCCACGGCGCTGAACGACAAGACCGAGGCCGCCGCGCTGCGGCTGGTGTTCGGCGATCACCTGGCGAAGCTGCCGGTATCGTCGTCGAAATCGCAATATGGCCACACCATGAACGCCTCCGGCGCGCTGGACTTCGTGACCACGGTGCTCGCTTTGCGCGAGGGCTTCCTGCCGCCGACCATGGGGTATCGGGAGTTCGATCCCGATTGCGACCTCGACTGCGTGCCCAATGCGGCACGGGAGGCGACGATCGAGGCGGCGATCTCCTCGTCCTTCGCCTTTGGCGGGCTCAATGCCGTGCTGGCGCTGAAGCGCTACGAGGGGTAA
- a CDS encoding acyl carrier protein produces MQTDDPAVAEIVDFISAEVGVDASLLTADTPVAELGISSLDLIETIFKLETRFGIEIPNDGPLNGTEVTVGTLVNHVADLLAAQKAKSA; encoded by the coding sequence ATGCAGACAGACGATCCAGCCGTCGCCGAAATCGTCGACTTCATCTCCGCCGAAGTCGGGGTCGATGCGAGCCTGCTCACCGCCGACACGCCCGTGGCGGAGCTGGGCATCTCCTCGCTCGACCTGATCGAAACGATCTTCAAGCTGGAAACCCGGTTCGGCATCGAGATTCCCAATGACGGCCCGCTGAACGGCACCGAGGTGACGGTGGGCACGCTGGTCAATCATGTCGCCGACCTTCTGGCGGCGCAGAAGGCGAAGTCGGCCTGA